From one Oceanimonas doudoroffii genomic stretch:
- a CDS encoding GNAT family N-acetyltransferase encodes MYLSRDFQETDYSSLELIYHDAVMGQGRRGYSDEQVQVWAAFPYLYKDDFGRLVRSGYTRVMTLHHIPVAFATLNPDHYLALVYVLAEHSGRGLAGRLCDEMEQEAQRRGVGCLTTDASVLSRPLFEQKGFRLVSRQEVHRAGQTFVRFIMEKTLD; translated from the coding sequence ATGTACCTGAGCAGAGACTTTCAGGAAACCGACTACAGCAGTCTTGAACTTATCTATCACGATGCGGTGATGGGCCAGGGCCGTCGTGGCTACAGTGACGAGCAGGTGCAGGTATGGGCGGCCTTTCCCTATCTGTACAAGGACGACTTCGGTCGTCTGGTGCGCAGTGGCTATACCCGGGTCATGACGCTGCACCACATTCCGGTGGCCTTTGCCACCCTCAACCCCGATCACTACCTGGCACTGGTGTATGTGCTGGCCGAGCATTCCGGGCGCGGCCTGGCGGGCCGCTTGTGTGATGAAATGGAGCAGGAGGCCCAGCGCCGGGGCGTTGGCTGCCTGACCACGGACGCCAGCGTGTTGTCCCGGCCGTTGTTTGAGCAAAAGGGGTTTCGGCTGGTGTCCCGGCAGGAGGTGCACCGTGCCGGCCAGACCTTTGTGCGCTTTATCATGGAAAAAACCCTGGACTGA
- the purU gene encoding formyltetrahydrofolate deformylase, which translates to MPKDTYYLTAHCPGSLGTVDVVTRYLHEQGCYVVEMQTFDDVLSEHFFIRAEFRPPAEQPFDEAAFRTGFAPRAAGFAMEWRLAASHDRPNVVIMVSRLDHCLNDLLYRYRTGQLPIEIPAIISNHPDLQRLADWHHIPYYHLPVSDDNRAEQEAEVMGILNECEADLVVLARYMQVLSPELCARLKGRAINIHHSLLPGFRGDNPYHQAYHKGVKLVGATAHYINNDLDEGPIITQGVEVVDHSHYPEQLIAKGKDIECMTLARAVQYHIEHRVFLHNDKTVVFAS; encoded by the coding sequence ATGCCAAAAGACACCTATTACCTGACCGCTCACTGCCCGGGCAGCCTGGGCACGGTGGACGTGGTGACCCGCTATCTGCACGAGCAGGGGTGCTACGTGGTGGAAATGCAGACCTTTGACGATGTGCTGAGCGAACACTTTTTTATTCGTGCCGAATTTCGTCCGCCCGCCGAGCAGCCCTTTGATGAAGCCGCCTTTCGCACCGGCTTTGCGCCCCGGGCCGCCGGGTTCGCCATGGAATGGCGGCTGGCCGCCAGCCACGACAGACCCAATGTGGTGATCATGGTGTCCCGGCTCGATCATTGCCTGAACGATCTGCTTTACCGCTACCGCACCGGCCAGCTTCCCATTGAGATACCGGCCATTATCTCCAACCACCCGGATCTGCAACGGCTGGCCGACTGGCATCACATTCCCTATTATCACCTGCCGGTGAGCGACGACAACCGCGCCGAACAGGAAGCCGAGGTCATGGGCATTCTCAATGAGTGCGAGGCCGATCTGGTGGTGCTGGCCCGCTACATGCAAGTGCTGAGCCCCGAACTGTGCGCCCGCCTTAAGGGGCGTGCCATTAATATTCATCACTCGCTGCTGCCCGGGTTTCGGGGCGATAACCCTTATCACCAGGCCTACCACAAGGGGGTCAAGCTGGTAGGGGCCACGGCCCATTATATCAACAACGATCTGGATGAAGGCCCCATCATCACCCAGGGGGTAGAGGTGGTGGATCACAGCCACTATCCCGAGCAGCTCATCGCCAAGGGCAAGGACATTGAATGCATGACCCTGGCCCGGGCGGTGCAATATCACATTGAACACAGGGTGTTTCTGCACAACGACAAGACGGTGGTCTTTGCCAGTTGA
- a CDS encoding bifunctional metallophosphatase/5'-nucleotidase, which translates to MKKFLVAPVLAAILTGCAGGQPEAPFTLTLAHVNDTHSHFDASDARLSLDGEAVYTRLGGHPRLLTQVNAWRNQAEQADQPLLFLHGGDAWQGSGYFRLNQGAMNADILTRMQLDAMVLGNHEFDLDTPSLADFIAGAGFPLLAANLDASRDPALKDAANLHPYVLYAFDGNDKERLESMEDAGRDPVVAVIGLVPENMPELAAGTGEVRFQQEVASAQRTVDLLREQGVRHIVALTHLGLERDQRLAREVNGIDVIVGGHSHSLLGDFSELGLGQNPAYAQLFTNPNGLAKTCVVQAGQHAQALGRVSVTFTRDGRVSRCEGGNTLLSDGEFYSDVRRTDASRLSPAQQQRLAEVVAASPRIAVVEEDAELRRHIDDTYKPALTAAYGAVIGHVPVTLEHRRLPGRDGSQSDVAPLVAASQLHWVNRPEVQAITGRRAEVALLNAGAVRTGLEPGELKEGQVSLDLLPFGNPLSLVSLTGRQLAGLLLETINASLPDGAHAGRFPYVAGLRYEFDETRKGAGFLSRIEVQQNGRWVRVQPNASYQVVMNAYSASGNDGWNTLLQAQQVLTDRLDLAWVNGRLTAFPVARLSRGSNGAIETHYINQPLDCGAAGVRCNTDAQAFIDYVREQRPLLRPLADSGVSLKRL; encoded by the coding sequence ATGAAAAAATTCCTGGTGGCCCCAGTACTGGCGGCAATACTGACCGGCTGCGCCGGCGGTCAGCCCGAGGCGCCCTTTACCCTGACCCTGGCCCACGTCAACGACACCCATTCCCATTTCGATGCCAGTGACGCCCGCCTGAGCCTGGATGGAGAAGCCGTTTACACGCGGCTGGGTGGCCATCCCCGGTTGCTGACCCAGGTCAACGCCTGGCGCAATCAGGCCGAGCAGGCGGATCAGCCGCTGCTGTTTTTGCACGGCGGTGATGCCTGGCAGGGCAGTGGGTATTTTCGTCTGAATCAGGGTGCCATGAACGCCGACATTCTCACCCGCATGCAGCTCGACGCCATGGTGCTGGGCAACCACGAGTTTGATCTCGATACGCCATCGCTGGCCGACTTTATTGCCGGTGCCGGTTTTCCGCTGCTGGCCGCCAACCTGGACGCCAGCCGGGATCCCGCCCTGAAAGACGCCGCCAATCTTCACCCCTATGTGCTGTATGCCTTTGACGGCAACGACAAGGAGCGGCTAGAGAGCATGGAAGACGCCGGCCGGGACCCGGTGGTGGCGGTGATCGGCCTGGTGCCGGAAAACATGCCCGAGCTGGCCGCCGGCACCGGCGAGGTACGTTTTCAGCAGGAGGTGGCAAGCGCCCAGCGCACCGTTGATCTGCTGCGCGAGCAGGGCGTACGCCACATCGTGGCGCTTACCCATCTGGGGCTGGAGCGGGATCAGCGCCTGGCCCGGGAGGTTAATGGCATTGACGTGATCGTGGGCGGTCATTCCCACAGCCTGTTGGGAGACTTCTCTGAGCTCGGACTGGGCCAGAATCCGGCCTATGCCCAGCTGTTCACCAATCCTAACGGCCTGGCGAAAACCTGTGTGGTGCAGGCGGGCCAGCACGCCCAGGCCCTGGGCCGGGTCAGCGTGACCTTTACCCGGGACGGCCGGGTTAGCCGCTGTGAGGGCGGCAACACCCTGCTGAGCGACGGTGAGTTCTACAGCGACGTGCGTCGTACCGATGCCAGCCGGTTGAGCCCGGCGCAACAGCAACGGCTGGCCGAAGTGGTGGCGGCCAGCCCCCGCATCGCCGTAGTGGAAGAAGACGCCGAGCTGCGTCGTCATATCGACGACACCTACAAGCCGGCACTGACCGCCGCCTATGGCGCGGTGATTGGCCATGTGCCCGTGACCCTGGAGCACCGTCGCCTGCCGGGCAGGGATGGCAGCCAGTCTGACGTCGCGCCCCTGGTGGCCGCCAGCCAGTTGCACTGGGTTAACCGCCCCGAGGTGCAGGCCATTACCGGCCGCCGGGCCGAGGTGGCCCTGCTGAACGCCGGCGCCGTGCGCACCGGCCTGGAGCCGGGTGAGCTCAAGGAAGGCCAGGTGAGCCTGGACCTGTTGCCCTTTGGCAATCCGCTCAGCCTGGTGTCCCTTACCGGACGTCAGCTGGCCGGCCTGTTGCTGGAAACCATCAATGCCTCCTTGCCCGACGGCGCCCATGCCGGTCGTTTCCCTTACGTGGCCGGACTGCGTTATGAGTTTGACGAAACCCGAAAGGGCGCGGGCTTTCTGAGCCGCATCGAAGTGCAGCAGAATGGCCGCTGGGTGAGGGTGCAGCCCAATGCCAGCTATCAGGTGGTGATGAACGCCTACAGCGCTTCCGGCAACGACGGCTGGAACACCCTGTTGCAGGCTCAACAGGTGCTCACCGACAGGCTGGATCTGGCCTGGGTCAACGGCCGCCTCACCGCCTTTCCGGTGGCGCGCCTAAGCCGTGGTAGCAACGGTGCCATCGAGACTCACTACATCAACCAGCCCCTCGACTGCGGGGCCGCCGGTGTGCGCTGCAACACCGATGCCCAGGCCTTTATCGACTATGTGCGCGAACAGCGTCCCCTGCTGCGCCCCCTGGCCGACAGCGGCGTCAGCCTGAAACGGCTGTAA
- a CDS encoding DUF2256 domain-containing protein encodes MKKSRLPHKICVVCGRPFGWRKKWAREWNNVKYCSRRCRSHRRGPAASEVDAK; translated from the coding sequence ATGAAAAAGTCACGACTGCCGCATAAAATTTGTGTGGTGTGCGGTCGCCCGTTCGGCTGGCGAAAAAAATGGGCACGGGAATGGAATAACGTTAAATATTGTTCGCGGCGCTGTCGTTCTCACAGAAGGGGCCCTGCTGCGTCTGAAGTTGACGCCAAATAA
- a CDS encoding putative bifunctional diguanylate cyclase/phosphodiesterase, whose protein sequence is MTFKSVKMVVLTAAALLFGLSSLYSYNRDLDVVRYVSATIKTVGWATSELESEVLKFDHALTALLAGTRNEEHVQLRFELLWSRIDVLLKGVENRPVREQSGVTPMLHDLLAQMERWEDRVYELDVDNPAGTLALQQELAPYRERVREINVDSFSGSQVWQQLDIIGDVRQRSTLYLAGLLLSGGLMLWLLMRENRRNRYLAFHDMLTGLPNRMHFYQLMTQALNRVERQQRKLAVHMVDLNEFKAINDSLGHDVGDRVLKVVSSRLRLALAGKGKVARLGGDEFVVIQPYDETAQAEQLVTYLLTELAGDIRLPDGCLSPKASIGTSLFPEHGTTMVELLSHADTAMYYAKHNPKLSSQIFEPGMDERRLRSQKLAVALQLAIENDELNLVYQPIFHLKSGAIESLEALLRWHSIEHGHISPLEVIAVAEHHGLAHQLNQWVLFTACRQLRQWQRLGYDWLKVNVNISPNIFMSGELGSTVEAALLRTGLSASSLVLEITEDTSLWDTASSTDNLCKLRDLGVEIALDDFGTGYSSFSHLRQLPVNKLKIDKSFVSDLTTDPRAGDLVSTIVRLADSLDMSVTAEGIELQEQRDRLQQLGCQLGQGYLLARPMAADQVPDWLVQDQQRYTPAG, encoded by the coding sequence GTGACCTTCAAATCGGTCAAAATGGTGGTGCTGACGGCCGCGGCCCTGCTGTTCGGCCTCAGCTCGCTATATAGTTATAACCGGGATCTGGACGTGGTGCGCTATGTATCGGCCACCATCAAAACCGTGGGCTGGGCCACGTCCGAACTGGAATCCGAAGTACTGAAATTTGATCACGCCTTGACCGCCCTGCTGGCGGGCACTCGGAATGAAGAGCACGTGCAGTTGCGCTTTGAACTGTTGTGGAGCCGCATAGATGTCCTGCTCAAGGGGGTGGAGAACCGGCCGGTGCGTGAACAGTCCGGGGTTACCCCTATGCTGCATGATCTGCTCGCCCAGATGGAGCGCTGGGAAGACAGGGTTTACGAGTTGGACGTGGACAACCCGGCGGGAACACTGGCATTGCAGCAGGAGCTGGCACCCTACCGGGAGCGGGTGCGTGAAATCAATGTGGACAGCTTTTCCGGCTCTCAGGTATGGCAGCAACTCGATATCATCGGGGACGTACGCCAGCGCTCCACCCTTTATTTGGCCGGTCTGCTGCTCAGCGGCGGCCTGATGCTGTGGTTGTTGATGCGGGAAAACCGGCGCAATCGTTACCTGGCCTTTCATGACATGCTCACTGGCCTGCCAAACCGCATGCACTTTTACCAGCTGATGACCCAGGCCCTGAACCGGGTGGAACGTCAGCAACGCAAGCTGGCAGTGCACATGGTGGATCTCAACGAGTTCAAGGCCATCAACGACAGCCTCGGTCATGATGTGGGCGACCGCGTGCTCAAGGTGGTGTCATCGCGGCTGCGCCTCGCCCTGGCAGGCAAGGGCAAGGTGGCGCGCCTGGGCGGTGATGAGTTTGTGGTGATTCAGCCCTACGATGAAACCGCCCAGGCCGAGCAGCTGGTCACCTACTTGTTAACCGAACTGGCAGGGGACATACGGCTGCCCGACGGTTGCCTGTCTCCCAAGGCGAGTATCGGCACCAGCCTGTTTCCGGAGCACGGCACCACCATGGTTGAGTTGCTCAGTCATGCCGATACCGCCATGTATTACGCCAAGCACAATCCCAAGCTGTCGAGCCAGATCTTTGAGCCCGGCATGGATGAACGCCGCTTGCGCAGCCAGAAGCTGGCGGTGGCTCTGCAGCTGGCCATTGAGAACGACGAACTCAATCTGGTGTATCAGCCTATTTTTCACCTGAAAAGCGGTGCCATTGAGTCTCTTGAAGCCCTGTTGCGTTGGCATTCCATCGAACATGGCCACATCAGCCCCCTTGAAGTGATCGCGGTGGCCGAGCACCACGGGCTGGCCCATCAGCTTAACCAGTGGGTGCTGTTTACCGCCTGCCGCCAGCTGCGCCAGTGGCAGCGGCTGGGTTATGACTGGCTCAAGGTCAACGTGAACATCAGCCCCAATATCTTTATGAGCGGTGAGCTTGGCAGCACGGTGGAAGCCGCGCTGTTGCGCACCGGTTTGTCGGCCTCGTCGTTGGTGCTGGAGATCACCGAAGACACCAGCCTGTGGGATACCGCCAGCTCAACCGACAACCTGTGCAAGCTGCGGGATCTCGGGGTGGAAATCGCCCTGGACGACTTTGGCACCGGCTATTCCTCGTTCAGTCACCTGCGCCAGTTGCCGGTTAATAAGCTCAAAATCGACAAGTCCTTTGTTTCCGATCTGACTACAGATCCTCGTGCCGGCGACCTGGTGTCTACCATCGTCCGTCTGGCCGACAGCCTGGACATGTCCGTAACCGCCGAAGGCATCGAGCTGCAGGAGCAGCGGGATAGGCTGCAGCAGTTGGGTTGCCAGCTGGGTCAGGGGTATCTGCTGGCCCGGCCCATGGCTGCGGATCAGGTGCCCGACTGGCTGGTGCAGGATCAACAACGCTATACCCCCGCCGGCTGA
- the prpB gene encoding methylisocitrate lyase, which yields MRPNLFDAIAAGGPLALVGAVNAYSAMQAEQVGHRALYLSGAGVANASFGLPDLGITTLNDVLEDARRITAVSRLPLLVDVDTGFGGAFGIARTVKEMERAGVAAIHIEDQVVQKRCGHRPNKAIVSQEEMVDRIRAAVDARGDPRFAIMARTDALAVEGMSSAIERAQACVEAGADMIFPEAMETLAQYRAFCEAVGVPVLANITEFGKTPLFSQAELAGAGVAMVLYPLSAFRAMSRAAESVYRHILADGHQRNLIHTMQTREQLYQTLGYHHYEQTLDSLFSKGEDA from the coding sequence ATGAGACCAAATCTGTTTGATGCCATCGCCGCCGGCGGCCCGCTGGCACTGGTGGGTGCGGTGAATGCCTACAGCGCCATGCAGGCGGAGCAGGTTGGCCACAGGGCCTTGTATCTGTCCGGAGCCGGGGTGGCCAATGCGTCCTTTGGTTTGCCGGATCTGGGTATCACCACCCTCAACGATGTGCTCGAAGACGCTCGCCGCATTACCGCCGTCAGCCGGCTGCCGCTGTTGGTGGATGTCGACACCGGCTTTGGCGGCGCCTTTGGCATTGCCCGCACCGTGAAGGAAATGGAGCGGGCCGGGGTGGCGGCCATTCACATTGAAGATCAGGTGGTGCAAAAGCGCTGTGGCCACAGGCCCAACAAGGCCATTGTTTCCCAAGAGGAAATGGTGGACCGCATACGCGCCGCGGTCGATGCCCGCGGTGACCCCCGTTTTGCCATCATGGCCCGCACCGACGCCCTGGCGGTAGAAGGCATGAGCAGCGCCATTGAACGAGCCCAGGCCTGCGTTGAAGCGGGGGCCGACATGATTTTTCCGGAAGCCATGGAAACCCTGGCCCAGTACCGTGCCTTTTGTGAGGCGGTGGGAGTGCCCGTGCTTGCCAATATCACCGAATTTGGCAAGACGCCACTGTTTAGCCAGGCCGAGCTGGCCGGCGCCGGTGTGGCCATGGTGCTCTATCCGCTGTCGGCGTTTCGTGCCATGAGCCGGGCGGCAGAAAGCGTGTATCGCCATATTCTTGCCGACGGCCACCAGCGCAACCTCATTCATACCATGCAGACCCGTGAACAGCTGTACCAGACCCTGGGTTACCACCATTACGAGCAAACACTCGATTCCCTGTTCAGCAAAGGAGAAGACGCATGA
- the prpC gene encoding bifunctional 2-methylcitrate synthase/citrate synthase, with protein MSNAEGLRGQTAGQTALCTVGKTGSGLTYRGYDIEDLAAHAEFEEVAFLLLKGYLPNRGELGAFKARLRANRGLPAALRIVLEQIPASAHPMDVLRTGCSMLGNLETEHRFSEQQDAAERLLALLPSMICYWYRYAHDGERIDTALDDDSLGGHFLHMLRGSVPPALDVKVMHCSLVLYAEHEFNASTFSARVCASTLTDLHSAVTAAIGTLRGPLHGGANEAAMAMMEQWSSPDEAEAALLDMMARKEKVMGFGHAVYTTKDPRNAIIKPWAKQLGEAVGDRVLYPVSERVEEVMWREKKLFANADFYHASAYHFMGIPTKLFTPIFVLSRVTGWTAHIMEQRAHNRIIRPNADYVGPPHQDWLPIDKR; from the coding sequence ATGAGCAACGCCGAAGGATTGCGCGGCCAGACCGCCGGCCAGACCGCCCTGTGCACCGTGGGCAAAACCGGCTCCGGCCTGACCTACCGGGGCTATGACATAGAAGATCTCGCGGCCCATGCCGAGTTCGAAGAGGTGGCCTTTCTGCTGCTCAAAGGGTATTTGCCCAACCGGGGCGAGCTCGGCGCCTTCAAGGCCCGGTTGCGTGCCAATCGAGGCTTGCCGGCGGCACTGCGCATCGTGCTTGAGCAGATTCCGGCCTCGGCCCACCCCATGGATGTGCTGCGCACCGGCTGCTCCATGCTGGGCAACCTGGAAACCGAGCACAGGTTCAGTGAGCAGCAGGACGCCGCCGAGCGGCTGCTGGCGCTGCTGCCGTCCATGATCTGTTACTGGTATCGCTATGCCCACGACGGCGAGCGCATCGACACCGCCCTGGACGACGACAGCCTAGGCGGCCATTTTCTGCACATGCTGCGGGGCAGCGTGCCGCCGGCGCTCGACGTCAAGGTGATGCACTGTTCGCTGGTGCTCTATGCCGAGCACGAGTTCAATGCATCCACCTTTTCCGCCCGGGTCTGCGCCTCGACCCTGACCGATCTGCATTCGGCGGTGACCGCCGCCATCGGCACCCTGCGCGGTCCCCTGCATGGCGGCGCCAACGAGGCGGCCATGGCGATGATGGAGCAGTGGAGCAGCCCCGACGAGGCGGAAGCGGCCCTGCTCGATATGATGGCCCGCAAGGAAAAGGTGATGGGCTTTGGCCACGCCGTCTACACCACCAAGGATCCCCGCAACGCCATTATCAAGCCCTGGGCCAAACAACTGGGCGAGGCGGTCGGCGACCGGGTGCTGTATCCGGTGTCGGAACGGGTGGAGGAGGTGATGTGGCGGGAGAAAAAGCTGTTTGCCAACGCCGACTTTTACCATGCCAGCGCCTACCACTTTATGGGTATTCCCACCAAGCTGTTCACCCCCATCTTTGTGCTGAGCCGGGTTACCGGCTGGACCGCCCATATCATGGAGCAGCGGGCTCATAATCGAATTATTCGCCCCAATGCCGACTATGTGGGCCCGCCCCATCAGGACTGGCTGCCGATAGACAAACGCTAA
- a CDS encoding bifunctional 2-methylcitrate dehydratase/aconitate hydratase, with the protein MSSNVDINRRPAPDGLLVQIADYVAGTDAGSPEARRTARHCLMDTLGCGLQALRFPECTKHLGPVVPGTTVRHGARVPGTSHELDPVTAAFNIGCIIRWLDFNDTWLAAEWGHPSDNLGAILATADYLSRVAVAEGRAPLTMADVLTAMIKAHEIQGVLALNNSFNRVGLDHVLLVRVASTAVVTKMLGGSRAQIVDALSQAWADGGALRTYRHAPNAGSRKSWAAGDAAARAVRLAMITLKGEMGLPSVLSAPQWGFQDVLFEGRPITLSQPLGSYVMENVLFKLSYPAEFHAQTAVECAVQLHAQVAGRLDDIARIELTTHESAIRIISKTGPLANPADRDHCLQYMVAVPLLYGTLTAEHYEDAFHQGDARIDALRNAMQVVEDPRYSADYLEADKRSIANAIQVFFTDGSHTERVEVEYPIGHRRRRHDGIPVLERKFLQSLLTRFPQGQSRRIVELCQDQSRLEATAVNDFMELLIIN; encoded by the coding sequence ATGAGCAGCAATGTGGATATCAACCGGCGGCCCGCACCCGATGGGCTGCTGGTGCAGATTGCCGATTACGTGGCCGGTACCGACGCCGGCAGCCCAGAGGCACGGCGCACCGCCCGCCACTGCCTGATGGACACCCTGGGGTGCGGGTTGCAGGCGCTGCGCTTTCCCGAGTGCACCAAGCACCTGGGTCCTGTGGTGCCGGGCACCACTGTGCGCCATGGTGCCCGGGTGCCCGGCACCTCCCATGAACTGGATCCGGTCACCGCCGCCTTCAACATTGGCTGCATCATTCGCTGGCTTGATTTTAACGACACCTGGCTGGCCGCCGAATGGGGTCATCCGTCCGACAACCTGGGGGCGATTCTCGCCACCGCCGATTACCTCAGCCGAGTGGCGGTGGCCGAGGGGCGGGCGCCGCTCACCATGGCCGACGTGCTCACCGCCATGATCAAGGCCCACGAAATCCAGGGTGTGCTGGCGCTGAATAACAGTTTTAACCGAGTGGGGCTGGATCACGTGCTGCTGGTGCGGGTGGCGTCCACCGCCGTGGTGACCAAGATGCTGGGGGGAAGCCGTGCGCAGATAGTAGACGCCCTGTCTCAGGCCTGGGCCGATGGTGGCGCCCTGCGCACCTACCGTCATGCCCCCAATGCCGGCTCGCGCAAGTCCTGGGCCGCCGGCGACGCTGCCGCCCGGGCGGTGCGACTGGCCATGATCACCCTGAAAGGGGAGATGGGGCTGCCGTCGGTGCTGAGTGCGCCCCAGTGGGGCTTTCAGGACGTGCTGTTTGAGGGCAGGCCGATTACCCTGAGCCAGCCACTTGGCAGCTATGTGATGGAAAACGTGCTGTTCAAGCTGAGCTACCCCGCCGAGTTTCATGCCCAGACCGCGGTGGAATGCGCGGTGCAACTGCATGCGCAGGTTGCGGGTCGGCTCGATGACATCGCTCGCATTGAGCTCACCACCCATGAATCGGCCATTCGCATCATCTCCAAAACCGGGCCACTGGCCAACCCGGCCGATCGGGATCACTGCCTGCAATATATGGTGGCGGTGCCGCTGCTGTACGGCACCCTGACCGCCGAACATTACGAAGACGCCTTTCACCAGGGCGATGCCCGCATCGACGCCCTGCGCAACGCTATGCAGGTGGTGGAAGACCCGCGCTACAGCGCCGACTACCTGGAGGCGGACAAGCGCTCCATTGCCAATGCCATACAAGTGTTCTTCACCGACGGCAGCCACACCGAGCGCGTGGAAGTGGAGTACCCCATTGGCCACCGGCGCCGGCGCCACGATGGCATTCCGGTGCTGGAGCGCAAGTTTCTGCAAAGCCTGCTGACCCGATTTCCCCAGGGACAAAGCCGGCGCATTGTTGAACTGTGCCAGGATCAGAGCCGCCTTGAGGCCACGGCGGTGAACGACTTTATGGAACTCCTGATCATCAACTGA
- a CDS encoding cytosine permease has product MAVHEMNNPELMPSTDKDRDINIWDFTMLWAGMTINMGAFTMGAQLYPGLSPWTIIGAILAAYAIVTSILILAGDIGIRYGIPFTVYIRGCFGYKGAKIPAAFRAIPACFWFGFQTWVAAVAIGKVLEMWIGYSNTTILILIFGVLQVVNAIYGMKAMAKFDWVAIPALTILIGLVTFWLLETNNASIGDVLAAPSLDNGSFVFAVMAIAGIWITMGLNSPDLTRKLERSRDHSSKNFFVRNRKPFIAQLGGLIVIGSGILMVGMIGGILTGTWDPIEIVLNSMSSPIVLILSMLTIAFAQWSTNTVANLMPSALILMNVFPRLSFAQGVSISGVIGLLMMPWLFADNLLWFSVVTSGLLGPVAGIMLADFYLLRRGRIRVEDFYDPKGPFVYQNNYNLRAFLVYGVSFLCSLIFMDMAFFVGLVISVAGYTLLMKPIAKPAELPEAAVES; this is encoded by the coding sequence ATGGCTGTACACGAAATGAACAACCCCGAGTTGATGCCGTCCACCGACAAGGACAGAGACATCAACATCTGGGACTTCACCATGCTCTGGGCGGGCATGACCATCAATATGGGCGCCTTTACCATGGGTGCCCAGCTTTATCCGGGACTATCGCCCTGGACCATTATCGGTGCCATTCTGGCGGCCTACGCCATTGTCACCAGCATTCTGATCCTGGCCGGTGATATCGGCATTCGTTATGGCATTCCATTTACCGTCTACATTCGTGGTTGCTTTGGTTACAAGGGTGCCAAGATTCCGGCCGCCTTTCGCGCCATTCCGGCCTGTTTCTGGTTTGGTTTTCAGACCTGGGTGGCGGCGGTGGCCATCGGCAAGGTGCTGGAGATGTGGATCGGTTACAGCAACACCACCATCCTTATTTTGATCTTTGGGGTGCTGCAGGTGGTGAACGCCATTTATGGCATGAAGGCCATGGCCAAGTTCGACTGGGTGGCCATTCCGGCCCTGACCATTCTGATTGGCCTGGTGACCTTCTGGCTGCTGGAAACCAACAATGCCAGCATTGGCGATGTGCTGGCCGCGCCCTCCCTGGACAACGGCTCCTTCGTGTTTGCGGTCATGGCCATTGCCGGTATCTGGATCACCATGGGCCTGAACAGCCCGGACCTGACCCGCAAACTGGAGCGCTCCCGGGATCACAGCAGCAAAAACTTCTTTGTGCGTAACCGCAAGCCCTTTATCGCCCAGCTGGGCGGCCTGATCGTGATTGGCTCCGGCATTCTGATGGTGGGCATGATAGGTGGCATTCTCACCGGAACATGGGACCCGATTGAAATCGTACTGAATTCCATGAGTTCACCCATCGTGCTGATCCTGAGCATGCTGACCATCGCCTTTGCCCAGTGGTCCACCAATACCGTGGCCAACCTGATGCCGTCGGCGCTGATCCTGATGAATGTGTTCCCGCGCCTTAGCTTTGCCCAGGGGGTGTCCATCTCCGGTGTGATTGGTCTGCTGATGATGCCCTGGCTGTTCGCCGACAACCTGCTGTGGTTCAGCGTGGTCACCTCCGGCCTGCTGGGTCCGGTGGCGGGCATCATGCTGGCCGACTTTTATCTGCTGCGCCGTGGCCGCATTCGCGTGGAAGACTTCTATGACCCCAAAGGTCCCTTTGTCTACCAGAACAACTACAACTTGCGGGCCTTTCTGGTATACGGCGTGTCCTTCCTGTGCAGCCTGATCTTTATGGACATGGCCTTCTTTGTGGGCCTGGTGATCAGCGTGGCAGGTTACACCCTGCTGATGAAACCCATCGCCAAACCGGCCGAGCTGCCCGAGGCCGCCGTCGAATCCTGA